The Pseudomonas putida nucleotide sequence AGAGTTCCTCGACCATATCGCCCATCTGCCGGACATGCTATTGGCCAACATCTATGCGCCGGACCGTACGGTAATCTGGTCGACCAACCCGGCGTTGGTGGGCAAGCTGATCGAAGGCGATGACGACCTGGACCGGGCCTTCGAATACAAGATGCGAGTTTCGGCCAGCTATCACAATTTCGAGCAGGCCCGCGCCGAACAGAAGTTCGTGATCGCGCCGGAACAGCTGTTCATCGAAAACTACATCCCCTTGTTCGATGCCGATGGCGATACCGTCACGGCGATGGTGGAAATCTACAAGGAACCTCACGACCTGATCGTGCGCATCGAGCACGGGCTGATACTCATCTGGATGGCCATCACCGTCGGAGCCGCGCTGGTCTACATCGGCCTGTACGGCATCATGCGCCGCGCCGCGCGGGTGATGGCGGTTCAGCAGAAGCGGTTGATCAACAGCGAGACCTACGTGGCCCTCGGCGAGGTGTCCTCGGCGGTGGCCCACAGCCTGCGCAACCCGCTGGCCAGCATCCGCTCCAGCGCCGAGCTGGCCCAGGCCTTTGATGAAGGACCGGCGCAACGCAACATCAATGACATCATCAGCCAGGTCGACCGCATGTCGCAGTGGATTCGCCAGCTGCTGCAATCCTTGCGGCCGCTGAATGACGAAGCGGTGCCGGTCGACCTGCCTCAGGTTCTGCAGGAAAGCCTGCAAAGTTTCGCCGTGCCGCTGGCCCGTAGCGGGGTAACCCTGGACCTGCAGCCGGTACCGCCGGTACAAGTGCTCGGTCACCCGGCGCTGCTCGGACAGGTTTTCAACAGCCTGATAGCCAATGCCCTGGAGGCGATGGAGCAGGGCGGGCGGTTGCGCATCGAGGTGGTCAAGCGCGACCGGCGCAGCCTGACCTTGCGCCTGGCCGATACCGGCAGGGGCATGAACGAAAAGCAGCTGCGCTTGGCTTTCAGGCCATTTTTCAGCACCAAGCAAGGTGGGTTGGGTGTGGGGCTGGTACTGGTCAAGCGCATCATGGAACGCTTTGGCGGTTCAGTCCGGTTGAGCAGCAGCCAGGGCCATGGCACGCGGATCTCGCTCAGTTTTCGCTTGGTGCATTCGTAACTTAAAATATCAAGACGAAGTTATAACTAGCTGATCTGTATAGAATTTTCATCTTTTGGGTAAACGGTACCCAAATCTGGGGAATCATCCTCGAGCAGAAACCATGAACAAACTGTAATTGATTGATTTATATGGATATGACGATTGGTAAACGCGCATGGCGGAGTTCTTGCAGACTCTCGCTGCAGGCAACGCGCGACAACGGTGGCGGCAGCTGCCCTGGTGGGATGGCATCAATTTGCTACTATCGGTAGCAATGCGGTGACCACCTTCTGAACGGACTCCCTGT carries:
- a CDS encoding sensor histidine kinase produces the protein MDIAPRSEATEAPAGSEAATPRRPFNLLRWYAWVSLAIILSVAAGLGLISSRFIIDESIERDALLTAQFITSIADAEVRHVSIPNVRTMGELLDPRTDLTAMPDVDPEARRKSRGEFLDHIAHLPDMLLANIYAPDRTVIWSTNPALVGKLIEGDDDLDRAFEYKMRVSASYHNFEQARAEQKFVIAPEQLFIENYIPLFDADGDTVTAMVEIYKEPHDLIVRIEHGLILIWMAITVGAALVYIGLYGIMRRAARVMAVQQKRLINSETYVALGEVSSAVAHSLRNPLASIRSSAELAQAFDEGPAQRNINDIISQVDRMSQWIRQLLQSLRPLNDEAVPVDLPQVLQESLQSFAVPLARSGVTLDLQPVPPVQVLGHPALLGQVFNSLIANALEAMEQGGRLRIEVVKRDRRSLTLRLADTGRGMNEKQLRLAFRPFFSTKQGGLGVGLVLVKRIMERFGGSVRLSSSQGHGTRISLSFRLVHS